A window of the Hordeum vulgare subsp. vulgare chromosome 5H, MorexV3_pseudomolecules_assembly, whole genome shotgun sequence genome harbors these coding sequences:
- the LOC123400122 gene encoding RING finger protein 10, which yields MSISPTESTRGSHPPAPRASNPSPSHGTAPRRGSRSSTRASAAALGAGMDGASTDSVGFIGQSVDTSQAVVGFRISGEEDDPYAQEVSDVSVSQSSGQGSLGLTVHSGGSVQADVQRLELAGSLEIHHHSDGLQGNGALMASRKNQAVNANYLLNFQYDPISRLQPHGPRTYPPRRQRKIKPYNKDLFLQANFKFVVLDTGNYQIDSMDPDKMLQWEDIICVRYCSPSEVRCPICLESPLCPQITSCGHIYCFPCILHYLLMGKEDYKGDCWKKCPLCFMMISAKELTTIFVTQLQHFHIGDNVTFALLGRSKNSLTPSLRNSSSEISSIDEDPCNVFSKFILTSDVELSVRGAKSDLSNWLQMADLGLVDDLEKLPYVSAALEQLEERMKYWSEFRYYSSSPPLKNSFSSISSNKLKNFGNPKTSHANSGHKLSPVSDGDIITGVSGLSVSPRKINSNKGVPQKMEERRAASVDSNEQDLYTFYQVIDGQHLILHPLNMKCLLNHFGNSDTLPPRVTGKILELETITQSEASRKRYRFLSHFSLTTTFQFCEIDLSDMLPPISLAPFMDEIKRREKQRVQTAKKEEKDRVKAEVAAAAQESAMRFEYTNFSRTQSDVMFSLDDFEALGNNAGPSTSPPASERKLFSDVTRLGFASAQDSPPLRAETGDTNNEITRDQGPVAASSMSFASILSSTRAAADSRGEMPKPNGVGKAGKKRTKVLLSTGGGRRY from the exons ATGTCCATCTCCCCTACAGAATCCACCAGAGGATCCCACCCGCCCGCTCCGCGCGCCTCGAACCCTAGCCCCAGCCATGGCACCGCCCCTCGCCGCGGCAGTCGCTCTTCCACTCGGGCCTCTGCCGCCGCCCTTGGCGCTGGCATGGACGGCGCAAGCACCG ACTCAGTGGGTTTTATTGGACAATCTGTTGATACATCCCAAGCG GTAGTTGGATTTAGAATATCTGGTGAAGAGGATGATCCATATGCCCAAGAGGTTAGTGATGTTTCTGTATCCCAGTCTTCTGGACAGGGGAGTTTGGGTCTCACAGTGCACAGTGGCGGCTCAGTTCAGGCAGATGTTCAGAGACTTGAGTTGGCGGGGTCCCTGGAGATTCACCATCATTCTGATGGACTTCAGGGTAATGGAGCTCTGATGGCTTCTAGAAAGAATCAGGCTGTGAATGCAAATTATCTTCTGAATTTCCAGTATGATCCTATTTCTCGACTGCAGCCTCATGGCCCTAGAACATATCcaccgagaaggcaaaggaagatTAAGCCTTACAACAAGGACTTGTTCCTCCAAGCAAATTTTAAGTTTGTTGTGTTGGATACTGGAAATTATCAGATTGATTCAATGGATCCTGATAAGATGCTCCAGTGGGAAGATATCATCTGTGTAAGATATTGTAGCCCTTCTGAGGTGCGATGTCCCATTTGCTTGGAAAGCCCGCTGTGCCCACAGATTACATCATGCGGTCATATATATTGCTTTCCATGCATTTTGCATTATTTACTAATGGGTAAAGAGGATTACAAGGGTGACTGCTGGAAGAAGTGCCCACTGTGTTTCATGATGATATCAGCAAAAGAGTTGACCACCATTTTTGTCACTCAACTTCAGCATTTCCATATTGGTGACAATGTGACCTTCGCACTTCTGGGGCGGTCAAAAAATTCGCTCACTCCTTCTCTTAGGAATTCGTCTAGTGAAATTTCTTCTATAGACGAAGATCCTTGCAATGTTTTCTCCAAGTTCATTTTGACATCTGATGTTGAGCTCTCCGTTAGAGGGGCAAAATCAGATCTCAGTAATTGGTTGCAGATGGCTGACTTGGGCCTTGTTGATGACTTGGAGAAACTTCCATATGTTTCCGCTGCTTTGGAGCAACTGGAAGAAAGGATGAAATATTGGTCTGAGTTCAGATATTACAGTAGCAGCCCCCCTCTAAAAAATAGCTTCTCTTCTATCTCCAGTAACAAATTAAAGAACTTTGGTAATCCGAAGACTTCACATGCGAACAGTGGGCATAAACTCTCCCCTGTTTCAGATGGAGATATTATCACCGGTGTTTCAGGGCTTTCTGTTTCACCCCGAAAGATTAACTCCAATAAGGGAGTGCCACAAAAAATGGAAGAGAGACGCGCTGCATCGGTTGATTCAAATGAACAAGACTTGTACACATTTTACCAG GTGATTGATGGTCAGCACCTAATTCTTCATCCATTGAACATGAAATGCCTTCTTAACCATTTTGGAAATTCTGATACGCTTCCACCAAG AGTGACTGGAAAAATCTTGGAGTTGGAAACTATAACACAGTCTGAGGCTTCAAGAAAACGCTACCGCTTCTTAAGCCACTTCTCATTAACTACAACGTTCCAG TTCTGCGAAATTGACCTGAGTGATATGCTCCCGCCTATCTCATTGGCTCCATTCATGGATGAAATCAAAAGGCGCGAGAAACAAAGAGTGCAAACTGCCAAGAAG GAAGAAAAGGACAGGGTGAAGGCCGAAGTAGCCGCTGCTGCGCAGGAATCTGCTATGCGTTTTGAATATACAAATTTCTCTCGTACTCAGAGCGATGTTATGTTCTCTCTCGATGACTTTGAAG CTCTGGGAAATAATGCTGGACCATCAACAAGCCCACCGGCCAGTGAACGTAAACTTTTCTCCGATGTTACACGGCTTGGTTTCGCGTCTGCGCAAGACTCCCCTCCTCTTAGAGCTGAAACTGGAGACACCAATAATGAAATCACGAGGGATCAAG GGCCGGTAGCAGCGTCTTCCATGTCCTTTGCCAGCATCCTATCTTCTACTAGAGCTGCTGCGGACAGCAGAGGTGAGATGCCTAAACCAAATGGAGTCGGAAAGGCGGGCAAGAAGCGCACCAAGGTGCTTTTATCGACAGGCGGTGGCCGCCGATACTAA